One genomic segment of Sphingobacteriales bacterium includes these proteins:
- a CDS encoding PKD domain-containing protein, which translates to MKFFVKTIILTAILKVYFVHLLLLQAQTQTTQGPILAQFVTESNCLTWIFYSTALNAQAQEWKFSDGHIAYDDTITYTFATKGTYTVQLKVLGQDGIEDSISKTIEVDDCTGINQTLSGQKQLSYPEITAYYLPHLGWQLQINRASMQSASSFYTQKFAYQLINVQGQAVATSKQFYTLEDLDGLLIPDRYYPPGVYWLALFFSPDIENLSPNYLTVRLIK; encoded by the coding sequence ATGAAATTTTTTGTTAAAACAATTATTTTAACCGCCATTTTAAAGGTTTATTTTGTCCATTTGCTATTGTTACAAGCCCAAACCCAAACCACACAAGGGCCAATATTAGCCCAATTTGTGACTGAAAGTAACTGCTTAACCTGGATATTTTACAGCACCGCCCTTAACGCACAAGCGCAAGAATGGAAGTTTAGCGATGGGCATATTGCCTATGATGATACTATTACCTATACTTTTGCTACCAAAGGAACTTACACCGTACAACTTAAAGTATTAGGCCAAGATGGTATTGAAGACAGTATTTCAAAAACTATTGAGGTGGACGATTGTACAGGCATAAACCAAACATTATCCGGACAAAAGCAACTATCATATCCGGAAATTACCGCCTATTACCTGCCTCATTTAGGTTGGCAGCTACAAATTAACAGGGCTTCTATGCAATCAGCATCCTCTTTTTATACACAAAAATTTGCCTACCAACTTATAAATGTTCAAGGGCAAGCAGTAGCTACCTCAAAACAGTTTTATACGCTTGAAGATTTAGATGGTTTACTTATACCAGATAGATATTACCCACCGGGCGTGTATTGGTTGGCCTTGTTTTTTTCTCCGGATATTGAAAACCTGTCGCCTAACTACCTTACGGTTCGGTTGATAAAATAG
- a CDS encoding ABC transporter permease: MFYSFGRFLLFIRNSLFIRPDNMVMYRKEAFRQMNSIGIESMAIVAVVALFIGAVTAIQFSYQIQDFAVPAYYIGYIVRDSMIIEMAPTVSAMILAGKVGSNMASELGNMRITEQIDALEIMGVNAQGYLVGTKVIAALVTIPMLVAWAALIGILGGLGATLLSGAATLGEFKHGLMAFFMPMNFRVMIIKSCCFALLLSIIACFQGYFVKGGAVEVGNATTRAVVQSNIAILVFDYIIAAILLQ; this comes from the coding sequence ATTTTTTATAGTTTTGGACGTTTCTTGTTGTTTATCCGGAATTCGTTGTTTATACGACCCGACAATATGGTTATGTACCGCAAAGAGGCTTTTAGGCAAATGAATAGTATTGGTATTGAGTCTATGGCTATTGTAGCGGTGGTTGCTTTGTTTATTGGAGCAGTTACAGCCATTCAGTTTTCGTACCAAATTCAAGATTTTGCCGTTCCTGCCTATTATATTGGTTATATTGTGCGCGACTCGATGATTATTGAAATGGCCCCTACTGTTTCGGCTATGATTTTGGCGGGCAAAGTAGGCTCGAACATGGCCAGCGAGTTGGGCAATATGCGCATTACCGAGCAGATAGATGCCCTTGAAATTATGGGCGTAAACGCACAAGGATATTTAGTGGGTACAAAAGTAATTGCCGCTTTGGTTACCATACCCATGTTGGTTGCATGGGCAGCTTTAATAGGCATTTTAGGGGGTTTAGGGGCAACATTATTGTCGGGTGCTGCTACACTTGGCGAGTTTAAACATGGCTTGATGGCTTTTTTTATGCCCATGAACTTTAGAGTTATGATTATAAAAAGTTGTTGTTTTGCCTTACTTTTATCAATAATTGCTTGTTTTCAGGGGTATTTTGTAAAGGGTGGCGCCGTTGAAGTAGGCAATGCCACCACACGCGCCGTTGTACAATCGAACATTGCCATTTTGGTTTTTGATTATATTATTGCTGCCATTTTGTTACAGTAA
- a CDS encoding transposase, producing the protein MRHARAKQHKVFAQTASKGKSSMGWFFGFKLHLIVNHKGQIVDFALTTGQVADNSKDLLNKLLEKISGTLFGDKGYLTTLWYNIFEKGLKIITKVKKNMKNRLMSLEERLLLKKKDL; encoded by the coding sequence TTGAGACATGCTCGAGCCAAGCAACATAAAGTTTTTGCTCAAACCGCCTCGAAAGGAAAATCTTCTATGGGGTGGTTTTTCGGCTTTAAGCTCCACCTGATAGTCAATCACAAAGGACAAATCGTGGACTTTGCTTTGACTACAGGACAGGTGGCAGACAATAGTAAAGACCTCTTAAACAAGCTATTAGAGAAAATATCAGGCACATTGTTTGGCGATAAAGGCTATTTGACTACCTTATGGTACAACATTTTTGAAAAAGGACTAAAAATAATTACCAAAGTCAAAAAGAATATGAAAAACAGACTAATGTCCTTAGAAGAAAGGCTCTTATTGAAAAAAAAAGACCTATGA
- a CDS encoding DoxX family protein, with protein MNYKNLFFWILRLVVAVILLQTLYFKFSGAAESVYIFTQLGVEPYGRYFSGVIELIAALLILYPKTTGLGAFLSAATMAGAITGHIGVLGIEIEHDGGTLFFLALAVFVASIILAWHYQSHWRKYVPFVKK; from the coding sequence ATGAACTATAAAAACTTATTTTTTTGGATTTTACGTTTAGTGGTGGCTGTTATTTTACTGCAGACGCTGTATTTTAAGTTTTCGGGCGCTGCCGAGTCGGTGTATATTTTTACCCAATTAGGAGTTGAACCCTATGGCCGTTATTTTAGTGGGGTAATTGAATTGATTGCAGCCCTTTTAATATTATACCCTAAAACTACCGGATTAGGTGCATTTTTAAGTGCGGCAACAATGGCCGGCGCAATAACTGGGCATATAGGCGTACTTGGTATAGAAATTGAACATGATGGAGGTACGTTATTTTTTTTAGCTTTAGCGGTATTTGTTGCAAGCATCATTTTGGCATGGCACTACCAAAGCCATTGGCGCAAATATGTTCCTTTTGTAAAAAAATAG
- a CDS encoding DUF255 domain-containing protein produces the protein MQKVLPLIFLLLLIFGLAAVGGNPNGNNNGNTSATKDRSVGQVKWLTLDEAIELHKDEPKKIFVDLYTDWCVWCAKMDKATFQNPIVAEYINDNFYPVKLNAETAETLYFRGNEYAFLPEEGRNGLNEITLFLTRGQLSFPAVVFLDETLENPQPVSGFLNPANMDALLKFFGEDYYKNVDWGLFNQLYESPFSQGEN, from the coding sequence ATGCAAAAAGTACTACCGTTAATTTTTTTGTTGTTGCTCATTTTTGGCCTTGCTGCTGTTGGCGGCAATCCAAATGGCAATAACAACGGCAATACCTCTGCAACTAAAGATAGATCGGTTGGGCAAGTTAAATGGTTAACACTCGACGAGGCTATTGAATTGCACAAAGACGAACCAAAGAAAATATTTGTTGATTTATATACCGACTGGTGTGTTTGGTGCGCAAAAATGGATAAAGCCACGTTTCAAAATCCAATAGTAGCCGAATATATAAACGATAATTTTTATCCGGTTAAACTGAATGCCGAAACTGCCGAAACACTATATTTCAGAGGCAACGAGTATGCATTTTTACCCGAAGAAGGCCGGAATGGTCTAAACGAAATTACTCTTTTTTTAACTCGAGGCCAACTTTCTTTCCCCGCTGTAGTTTTTTTAGATGAAACCTTAGAAAATCCGCAACCAGTATCGGGCTTTTTAAATCCGGCAAATATGGATGCACTATTAAAGTTTTTCGGTGAAGACTATTATAAAAACGTTGATTGGGGCTTATTTAACCAACTTTATGAATCACCATTTTCGCAAGGCGAAAATTAA
- a CDS encoding nucleotidyltransferase family protein, giving the protein MYAMVFAAGLGTRLKPLTLTRPKALCTLNGIPLLEIVLQRLAKAGVTHIVVNAHHFAQQIQQYLAQREPNGLTVYCSVEADILLDTGGGLLHAQPFFEGVTAPFFVHNADIITNLNLKNLYAAHLQQSQKYNQTLLATLAVQNRISSRQLLFDANGLLNAWQHINTKTNEIIQLRQAAQTITPPLTSVAFSGVQVVHPKIFKVLRQQPNPVFSIIEAYLAAAQQGLPIRAFNHTGDIWCDTGTPQHLAAAEALLPSFFPD; this is encoded by the coding sequence ATGTACGCTATGGTATTTGCCGCAGGGCTTGGCACCAGGCTAAAGCCGCTAACCCTTACCCGCCCCAAGGCACTGTGTACGCTAAACGGCATACCTCTGCTCGAAATAGTTTTACAACGTTTAGCCAAAGCCGGCGTTACACATATTGTAGTAAACGCGCACCATTTTGCCCAACAAATACAACAGTATTTAGCCCAACGCGAGCCAAATGGTTTAACTGTTTATTGCTCAGTCGAAGCCGATATTTTACTCGATACCGGAGGCGGTTTATTACACGCCCAGCCTTTTTTCGAAGGGGTAACTGCGCCCTTTTTTGTACATAATGCCGATATAATAACCAATTTAAACCTAAAAAATCTATACGCTGCACATTTACAACAAAGCCAAAAATACAATCAAACTTTGTTGGCCACCTTAGCCGTACAAAATCGCATATCGAGCAGGCAATTATTGTTCGATGCCAATGGCTTGCTTAATGCCTGGCAACATATTAATACTAAAACAAATGAAATTATACAATTGCGGCAGGCAGCTCAAACAATAACTCCGCCCTTAACAAGTGTAGCGTTTAGTGGCGTACAAGTTGTGCATCCTAAAATATTTAAGGTGCTAAGGCAACAACCCAATCCGGTTTTTTCTATAATCGAAGCCTATTTAGCAGCCGCACAACAAGGTCTGCCAATTAGGGCGTTTAACCATACCGGCGATATTTGGTGCGATACCGGCACACCACAACACTTAGCAGCCGCCGAGGCATTATTGCCATCTTTTTTTCCGGATTAA
- a CDS encoding T9SS type A sorting domain-containing protein, giving the protein MPYNDVVFTFLYSKDNAYLYSIDSELNMQLIATYDFPKPIKPVSICYDLTDGYYITGSYYPNGISDDISDTIYTDLVLIKTNNNFSCAPYSQFALTQTDSLVTLTNTSFGGDTYKWVMGNGDTLLNQPTTTTYIYPTKGVYQICLVAENLCGKNQHCQTINYGSVGINNTTITPINISQTANNEVIIGNLSQTPILSVKLYNSCGQLMYHQEAPNSNNGSYTLTTHHLPPGLYQVIAQTSQGMCVGKVVVW; this is encoded by the coding sequence ATGCCCTATAATGATGTGGTCTTTACTTTTTTGTATAGCAAAGATAATGCTTATTTATATAGCATTGATTCAGAATTAAATATGCAGTTGATTGCCACTTACGATTTTCCTAAACCCATTAAACCAGTTAGCATTTGCTACGATTTGACTGATGGGTACTATATTACAGGTTCTTACTACCCAAATGGAATTTCAGATGACATATCGGATACTATCTATACGGATTTGGTGTTAATTAAAACAAATAATAATTTTTCGTGCGCCCCCTATTCGCAGTTTGCCCTAACCCAAACCGATAGCCTTGTAACCCTAACCAATACCTCGTTTGGCGGCGATACTTACAAGTGGGTAATGGGCAACGGCGATACCCTGCTAAACCAACCCACTACCACCACCTATATTTACCCCACCAAAGGCGTTTACCAAATTTGCTTGGTAGCCGAAAATCTCTGCGGTAAAAACCAGCATTGCCAAACCATCAATTACGGTTCGGTGGGCATTAACAACACCACAATCACACCTATAAACATAAGTCAAACAGCTAATAACGAGGTAATAATTGGCAATTTAAGCCAAACCCCTATATTAAGCGTTAAACTATACAATAGTTGCGGGCAGTTAATGTATCACCAAGAAGCCCCTAATAGTAATAACGGCAGCTACACCCTAACCACCCACCATTTACCACCAGGGCTATACCAAGTAATAGCCCAAACCTCCCAAGGAATGTGCGTGGGCAAAGTGGTGGTATGGTAA
- a CDS encoding ABC transporter permease, with translation MKVFYHIGSYFIMLGQMLTQPENYKVYLTELFRQMNLIGVGSLIIVSIISFFVGAVTAVQFAFQLDSGFFPKYLLGFIVRDTMLIELAPTLSCLVLAGKVGSNMSSELGSMRLSSQIDALEVMGINGLSYLVLTKIVAAIIIVPPLIIYSTLLGCIGGMFGTVNYGISPTSYYQGLLYVFNGFNVFIMLCKAVVFAFLVASVPCYQGYHVQGGALEIGKANTRAVVYSSILIILFDYLLAFILT, from the coding sequence ATGAAGGTTTTTTACCATATCGGATCTTACTTTATTATGTTGGGGCAAATGCTAACCCAACCCGAAAACTACAAGGTTTATTTAACCGAACTGTTTAGGCAAATGAATTTAATTGGAGTTGGTTCTTTAATTATTGTAAGTATCATATCATTTTTTGTAGGTGCAGTAACAGCAGTACAATTTGCCTTCCAACTCGATTCGGGCTTTTTTCCTAAGTATTTGCTTGGTTTTATTGTTCGGGATACTATGTTAATTGAGTTAGCACCAACTTTAAGCTGTTTGGTGTTGGCGGGCAAAGTTGGGTCAAACATGTCGAGCGAGTTAGGCTCAATGCGCCTTAGCAGTCAAATAGATGCCTTAGAGGTAATGGGCATTAACGGTCTAAGCTATTTGGTGCTAACAAAAATTGTAGCTGCTATTATTATTGTTCCGCCTTTAATTATTTATTCAACTTTGTTGGGCTGTATAGGGGGCATGTTTGGAACGGTTAATTACGGCATATCGCCCACCAGTTACTACCAGGGTTTGTTGTACGTTTTTAATGGTTTTAACGTATTTATAATGTTATGCAAAGCGGTAGTATTTGCCTTTTTGGTGGCATCGGTGCCCTGTTATCAAGGCTATCATGTGCAAGGCGGTGCTTTAGAAATTGGCAAAGCCAATACTCGTGCGGTAGTTTATAGCAGTATTTTAATTATTTTGTTCGACTATTTATTGGCTTTTATATTAACTTAA
- a CDS encoding ArsA family ATPase — MRILLFTGKGGTGKTTTAAATALMAAQKGIKTLVLSTDPAHSLSDALNTPLSPEPTEVCPNLWGQEFDVYYSMKKYWGNMRQLMLTVFKWKGVKNVVAEELSVLPGMEEAAAFLWLDRYYHEGNYDLIVVDCAPTGETLTLLSMPQAMQSWMLKAFPGQSKAVKSLGYVVRKTTGVPLDKGYAELEALFEKLGRIQQIMQQPQICSVRIVANPERMVIQEAKRAYTYLQLYGYHVDALIVNRILPVQPADGFFANYYTTQQQYLAEIHDSFKPLPIFEVPHLGQEVFGLEKLKHIGQGLYSNQDPHAVFYHDTPLQVAEDERFYYLSVKLPFIDTDNISLQKYADELVIQAGSHRRSIILPRFAQLLHLDGHSFTTPWLKVRLLKT; from the coding sequence ATGCGAATTTTGCTTTTCACTGGTAAAGGTGGCACCGGAAAAACTACTACTGCCGCCGCTACCGCACTTATGGCCGCGCAAAAAGGTATTAAAACCTTAGTGCTCTCTACCGACCCAGCCCATAGCCTTTCCGATGCCTTAAATACACCACTCTCGCCCGAACCTACCGAAGTTTGCCCCAACCTTTGGGGGCAAGAGTTTGACGTGTATTACTCCATGAAAAAATATTGGGGAAATATGCGCCAATTAATGCTTACCGTTTTTAAATGGAAAGGTGTAAAAAATGTAGTAGCCGAAGAACTATCGGTGCTGCCGGGCATGGAAGAAGCCGCCGCTTTTTTGTGGTTAGACAGGTATTATCACGAGGGTAACTACGACCTTATAGTGGTAGATTGTGCGCCAACCGGAGAAACCCTCACCCTGTTGTCTATGCCGCAAGCTATGCAGTCGTGGATGTTAAAGGCATTTCCGGGGCAAAGTAAAGCTGTTAAATCGTTAGGTTATGTAGTGCGCAAAACTACCGGCGTTCCGTTAGATAAAGGTTATGCCGAATTAGAAGCGCTTTTTGAAAAATTAGGTCGCATCCAGCAAATTATGCAGCAGCCTCAAATTTGTTCGGTGCGTATTGTTGCTAACCCCGAGCGCATGGTTATTCAAGAGGCAAAACGCGCCTATACCTATTTACAACTCTACGGCTACCATGTCGATGCCCTAATAGTAAACCGAATTTTGCCCGTACAACCTGCCGATGGCTTTTTTGCTAATTATTACACTACCCAACAACAATACCTCGCCGAAATACACGACAGTTTTAAGCCGCTGCCCATTTTTGAAGTGCCACATTTAGGGCAAGAGGTGTTTGGCCTCGAAAAACTAAAACATATTGGGCAAGGTTTGTACAGCAACCAAGACCCCCATGCCGTTTTTTACCACGACACCCCTCTGCAAGTAGCCGAAGATGAACGGTTCTACTATTTATCAGTAAAATTGCCGTTTATTGATACCGACAATATTAGTCTGCAAAAATATGCCGATGAACTAGTTATACAAGCCGGCAGCCACCGCCGCAGTATAATTTTGCCCCGGTTTGCCCAGTTACTGCACCTCGATGGGCATAGTTTTACCACACCCTGGTTAAAAGTACGGTTGCTAAAAACATAG
- a CDS encoding tetratricopeptide repeat protein, with product MKIKFGSSTHSRINLFAIWIFLVSVLYFFPDTKLCAQATQFITHPDKILFDARHAYQQNNFATARHLFDQYLLQNNYNNVNDNTIHANPVFVTEAKFYQAVCAYMVNASDAEMLLAKFIDETSSGQYEAQAYFYLGKYYFANGNFKEALACFSKSDTRNLTEEEADELNFKLGYSNFTNKQWNDAKTALAKIIDKKNSAYYHPANYYYGFISLQQQNYNSAIASFNRLDKHKTYSPYIPYYTALIYYYQNRYNELLEYAEPRINQPGVQHQTELNQLVGLVHFNKGNFEKALPFLEFYESKSKKLSGNDLYMVAFTQYKTQHYDRALKNFSELSNAKDSLKQNALYHLADCYLKTNQKQEARNAFFSASQLNANADIKETALFSYAKLSFELGFDNDAIKNLQDFIVAYPKSKNNVAAYSLLSQVFEFTQNYSKALEVLEQVGGNKIPELSESVQRVAYLRGVELFNERKFDQAIEHFNKSLAAAQEPSYTALAHFWTADAYYRQAKYNNAINHANRYLATAGGRAQSDKVNPASARYTLGYALFKQQKYADAFSHFEAVTDALANNSNTQPVIAPLYPDALLRSGDCQFMQRNYKSAANFYNAVINKSLPGTDYAYFQKSMIAGLTGFPEEKISGMKSLIKNYANSYYTDDAMYQIGLTQISINQGNQAISTLEELLKKYPQSDYAPKAIANIALTNFNLNNLDAALFNYERIMKQYPKSPQANDAVMGIRDVYAARGDAQGYINYMQQYPDFAISTNAQDTLSYEIAESYYNKGDCTSAIKEFTDYLHLFQQGAFALYAHFYRGQCLYSRELYDQARTDYDYVIAQKGNPFMEQALDKGGRIALYIDKNYAKAHGLFEQLLNQTTRKELVIEALRGLVRTSYFTQNATDIKQYTQQLITQPNATQDDKLDAVYYPALLDWEQKRYAEALPNLQKVANQSVGPEGAKARYCIADIYLKQGKLEEAKNACMRVAKETPSHEYWVAKSYLTLADVYLANKQIFQAKATVESIIEGYEPTDDGILQAAKEKLKQIQTLEAQGSKLEE from the coding sequence ATGAAAATCAAATTTGGCTCAAGCACACACAGTAGAATTAATTTGTTCGCAATATGGATATTTTTAGTATCGGTATTATATTTTTTTCCGGATACTAAACTATGCGCCCAAGCCACCCAATTTATTACCCATCCGGATAAAATCCTTTTCGATGCCCGCCATGCCTATCAGCAAAACAATTTTGCCACCGCACGGCATCTTTTCGACCAATATCTGCTTCAAAATAATTATAATAATGTTAATGACAACACCATTCATGCCAACCCTGTTTTTGTAACGGAGGCAAAATTTTATCAGGCTGTGTGCGCTTATATGGTAAACGCCTCCGATGCCGAAATGTTATTGGCCAAATTTATTGACGAAACATCGAGCGGGCAATACGAGGCACAAGCCTATTTTTATTTGGGTAAATACTATTTTGCAAATGGAAATTTTAAAGAAGCCTTGGCTTGTTTTAGCAAAAGCGATACCCGTAACCTAACCGAAGAAGAAGCCGATGAGCTAAATTTTAAATTAGGATACAGCAATTTTACCAATAAACAATGGAACGATGCCAAAACCGCCTTAGCTAAAATTATAGACAAAAAAAACAGCGCTTACTACCATCCGGCTAATTATTACTACGGTTTTATAAGTTTGCAACAACAAAACTACAACTCGGCCATTGCCAGCTTTAACCGCTTAGACAAGCACAAAACTTACAGCCCCTACATTCCCTATTATACCGCGCTAATTTATTATTACCAAAACCGTTACAACGAGTTATTAGAATATGCCGAACCCCGTATCAACCAGCCTGGTGTTCAGCACCAAACCGAGCTAAACCAATTAGTAGGGTTAGTACATTTTAATAAAGGCAATTTCGAAAAAGCACTACCATTTTTAGAATTTTACGAATCGAAAAGCAAAAAATTATCCGGAAACGATTTGTATATGGTGGCGTTTACCCAATACAAAACCCAACACTACGACCGCGCCCTCAAAAACTTTTCTGAACTTAGCAATGCCAAAGACAGCTTAAAACAAAACGCGCTTTACCATCTTGCCGATTGCTACCTTAAAACCAACCAAAAGCAAGAAGCACGCAACGCATTTTTCAGTGCTTCGCAACTTAACGCCAATGCCGATATTAAAGAAACAGCACTGTTTAGCTACGCCAAACTATCTTTCGAATTAGGCTTTGACAACGATGCCATTAAAAATTTGCAAGATTTTATTGTAGCCTACCCAAAATCGAAAAATAACGTAGCAGCTTATAGTTTACTAAGCCAAGTATTTGAGTTTACGCAAAATTACAGCAAAGCGCTTGAAGTATTAGAACAAGTAGGTGGCAATAAAATACCCGAACTAAGCGAATCTGTGCAAAGGGTGGCCTATCTGCGCGGGGTTGAATTGTTTAACGAGCGCAAATTTGACCAAGCCATTGAACATTTTAATAAATCGCTGGCAGCAGCGCAAGAGCCATCCTACACGGCTTTAGCCCATTTTTGGACAGCCGATGCCTACTATCGCCAAGCCAAATATAATAATGCCATAAACCATGCCAACCGCTATTTAGCTACAGCAGGCGGACGAGCACAATCAGATAAGGTAAACCCTGCCAGCGCACGCTACACCTTAGGCTACGCCTTGTTTAAACAACAAAAATATGCCGATGCCTTTAGCCATTTTGAAGCCGTAACCGATGCATTGGCCAACAACAGCAATACCCAGCCCGTTATTGCCCCACTTTACCCCGATGCTTTGCTGCGCAGTGGCGACTGCCAATTTATGCAGCGCAACTATAAAAGTGCAGCCAATTTTTATAATGCCGTTATTAATAAAAGTTTACCTGGAACAGACTACGCTTATTTTCAGAAAAGTATGATTGCCGGACTAACAGGATTTCCGGAAGAAAAAATATCCGGAATGAAATCGCTAATTAAAAATTACGCCAACTCTTATTACACAGACGATGCCATGTATCAAATTGGCCTCACCCAAATTAGCATTAACCAAGGCAATCAGGCCATATCAACCCTCGAAGAACTACTTAAAAAATACCCTCAAAGCGATTATGCCCCTAAAGCTATTGCCAATATAGCACTTACCAATTTTAACCTTAATAATTTAGATGCCGCCTTGTTTAATTACGAGCGTATAATGAAACAATATCCTAAAAGCCCGCAAGCTAACGATGCCGTTATGGGCATACGCGACGTGTATGCAGCGCGCGGAGATGCACAAGGCTATATTAATTACATGCAACAATATCCAGATTTTGCCATTTCGACAAACGCTCAAGATACCCTAAGCTACGAAATTGCCGAATCGTACTACAATAAAGGCGACTGCACCAGCGCTATTAAAGAATTTACCGATTATTTGCATCTTTTTCAGCAAGGTGCATTTGCCTTGTACGCCCATTTTTACCGTGGGCAATGCCTGTATAGCCGCGAACTGTACGACCAAGCTCGCACCGACTACGACTACGTAATTGCACAAAAAGGAAACCCATTTATGGAACAAGCCTTAGATAAAGGAGGGCGTATAGCATTATATATTGATAAAAATTATGCAAAAGCACATGGCCTGTTCGAGCAATTACTCAATCAAACAACCCGGAAAGAATTAGTAATTGAAGCCTTGCGCGGTTTGGTGCGTACCAGCTATTTTACCCAAAACGCAACCGATATTAAACAATACACACAGCAGCTAATTACCCAACCAAATGCCACCCAAGACGATAAACTTGACGCCGTTTATTACCCTGCTTTGCTTGATTGGGAACAAAAACGTTATGCCGAAGCACTTCCTAACCTGCAAAAAGTGGCCAACCAAAGCGTAGGCCCCGAAGGTGCTAAAGCCCGCTACTGCATTGCCGATATTTACTTAAAACAAGGCAAATTAGAAGAAGCAAAAAATGCTTGTATGCGTGTGGCAAAAGAAACCCCATCGCACGAGTATTGGGTGGCAAAATCTTACCTTACTTTAGCAGACGTATATTTGGCCAATAAACAAATTTTTCAGGCAAAAGCCACTGTTGAAAGTATTATAGAAGGCTACGAACCCACAGATGATGGTATTTTACAAGCGGCCAAAGAAAAATTAAAGCAAATACAAACCCTTGAAGCACAAGGCTCAAAATTAGAAGAATAA
- a CDS encoding UbiX family flavin prenyltransferase, with protein sequence MKRKIVVAVTGASGSIYAKILFDKLLSIQNKIDSIGVIWSNNAKIVWQHELKNSDFINLPFDVYEKYDFGAPFASGSAKYDTLIICPCSMGTLGRIATGISNDLLTRTADVMLKERRKLILVIRETPYSLIHLNNMVTLTQAGAIVCPASPSFYSQPQTIEDLASTVIDRVLDLANLPVTNTYRWGE encoded by the coding sequence ATGAAAAGAAAAATTGTTGTGGCAGTAACCGGTGCCAGCGGCTCAATCTATGCCAAAATACTGTTCGACAAGCTACTAAGTATTCAAAATAAAATTGATTCAATAGGTGTTATTTGGTCAAATAATGCAAAAATTGTTTGGCAACACGAGTTGAAAAACTCTGATTTCATAAACCTACCTTTTGATGTTTACGAGAAATACGATTTTGGCGCACCTTTTGCCTCCGGATCTGCAAAATACGATACTTTGATCATCTGCCCATGCTCTATGGGTACACTTGGGCGTATTGCAACTGGCATCTCAAATGATTTATTAACCCGTACTGCCGATGTTATGTTAAAAGAAAGGAGAAAATTAATTCTTGTAATACGAGAAACACCGTATAGCCTGATACATTTAAATAATATGGTAACACTCACACAAGCCGGAGCTATAGTTTGCCCTGCGTCCCCATCGTTTTACAGTCAACCACAAACCATTGAAGACTTAGCCTCAACAGTTATTGACAGAGTATTGGATTTGGCTAATCTGCCGGTAACCAATACCTATCGCTGGGGCGAATAA